The following nucleotide sequence is from Coffea eugenioides isolate CCC68of chromosome 3, Ceug_1.0, whole genome shotgun sequence.
CGGAGCACGTTTCTACAGCCATTCAAAATCTGGACATAAGTGATAATTTGTCTAATTCAtatgcttttttgtttttttgggtcCTCTGCAGTTGTATGTGGTTTATATGGGCAGCAGAGGAAGTGATGAGCCAGATGAGATTTTGAGGCTAAACCGTCAAATGCTTACTGTTGTCCACAAAGGAAGGTCTAGTCTTTCTCCTTTTTCAGTAAGCATGACATATTTTTGGATCTTTGATTTCTCGTTTGAATCAACGCATCATCTTGATACAGTGTGGAACAAGCAATGGACTCGCATGTGCGTAGTTATAGACATGGTTTTCGAGGCTTTGCTGCCAAGTTGACGGAAGAACAAGCTTCTGAAATTGCAAGTATGACAACTAatttctattatatttttttttatctttgttAATCTTATGTGGAGTAAAGATATGGTTTTTGAGACTTGAGAAATGATAAGACCATTACTATTCAATCAATTCTGGGCCAAGAAGCTAATCATGCAATTTTGTATTTATGTTGTATTACTATTGGTCAAGCCAAAACAGAAAATGCCAGAACTTTGTATCAGTATTTCCTACAGAAATTATTAATGCTGTTTTGTATTTATGTTGTGTTGGTCAAACTAAAACAGAAATGCCCGGAGTAGTATCCGTATTTCCCAATACCAAGAGGAGTCTGCACACTACTCATTCATGGGATTTTATGGGCCTCATTAATGAAGAGACTATGGAAATACCTGGttattcaaccaaaaatcaagtgA
It contains:
- the LOC113765806 gene encoding subtilisin-like protease SBT3.10; the encoded protein is MGSFCTSKRSALYAIFLCVFLVQLCHSASSKLYVVYMGSRGSDEPDEILRLNRQMLTVVHKGSVEQAMDSHVRSYRHGFRGFAAKLTEEQASEIAKMPGVVSVFPNTKRSLHTTHSWDFMGLINEETMEIPGYSTKNQVNVIIGFIDTGDFSVPFVECLLTTLIK